The Arachis hypogaea cultivar Tifrunner chromosome 16, arahy.Tifrunner.gnm2.J5K5, whole genome shotgun sequence genome contains a region encoding:
- the LOC112756339 gene encoding large ribosomal subunit protein eL21z/eL21y, with the protein MPAGHGLRSRTRDSFSRPFRKKGTIALTTYLRTYHIGDYVDIKVNGAVHKGMPHKFYHGRTGRVWNVTKRAIGVEVNKQVGNRIIRKRIHVRVEHVMPSRCTEEFRLRKINNDKLKAEAKANGQKISTKRQPEGPKPGFMVEGATLETVTPIPYDVVNDLKGGY; encoded by the exons ATGCCGGCTGGTCATGGTTTGAGGTCACGCACCAGAGACTCGTTCTCTCGTCCATTCAGGAAGAAGGGTACCATCGCCCTCACCACCTACCTCAGGACCTATCACATCGGCGACTACGTCGACATCAAGGTCAATGGTGCTGTCCACAAGGGTATGCCTCACAAGTTCTACCATGGCCGAACCGGTCGTGTCTGGAACGTCACTAAGCGCGCCATTGGTGTCGAGGTCAACAAGCAG GTGGGGAATAGAATAATCAGGAAGAGAATTCATGTGCGTGTAGAGCATGTTATGCCTTCGAGGTGCACTGAGGAGTTCCGCCTCAGGAAGATCAACAATGACAAACTGAAGGCTGAGGCAAAGGCTAATGGACAAAAGATCAGTACCAAGAGACAGCCTGAGGGACCTAAACCTGGATTCATGGTTGAAGGTGCCACATTAGAGACTGTGACTCCCATTCCATATGATGTTGTCAATGATCTTAAAGGAGGGTATTAG
- the LOC112756340 gene encoding sister-chromatid cohesion protein 3, which translates to MEDPAPTSEASIRRSKRNRAPTRKQVAREAEAENREKAGEASDHAERESSPDEFDEGRPKSKRARASEGTSSVAHKAADLRLIEVVKGNGKLIPHAVKLWVERYEKDSKPAMVELLTMLFEACGAKYYDKGDLVDETDVDDVVVALVSCAKKGEAEDYQNSKKREFKNFKENLESFWENLVRDCQHGPLFDKVLFDKCMDYIIALSCTPPRVYRQVASLMGLRLVTSYISIANMLRSQRETTRRQLDAEKKKKTEGPRVESLNNRFSDTHEKITLLEEMMRKIFTGLFVHRYRDIDPNIRMSCIESLGEWILSYPSLFLQDLYLKYLGWTLNDKNAGVRKASINALQNLYEVDDNVPTLGLFTERFSGRMIELAEDIDVSVAVCAIGLVKQLLRHQLIPEDDLGSLYDLLIVDTPEIRHAIGALVYDHLIAQKFSTSQSGSRGETGNSSEVHLKRMLRILEEFPQDPILSIYVIDDVWEYMKAMKDWKCIISMLLDENPSAELSDNDATNLVRLLCASVKKAVGERIVPATDNRKQYHTKAQKEVFENNKQDISVAMMKSYPLLLRKFISDKAKVSSLVEIVLYMNLELYSLKRQEQNFKNMLQLMKEVFFKHGDKEPLRACVKAINFCCIGSQGELQDFARNKLKELEDELISKLKSAIKEVVDGGDEYSLLVNSKRLYELQLSKSVPIHSIYGDIVTVLRDFRNMEDEVVCFLLLNMYMHLAWALHFIENEECVSEASLVSVISKRDTLLQELEYYLNMATDSKEGGRLGSELGCRVCTILVETWFLFRSTLFSKTKLEKLGYAPSADMLQKFWELCQQQLNVSDEMEEEDVNREYAEELNRDAVMLAAGKLIANDVVPKEYLASEIISHYVMHGASVAEIVKNLITVLKKKEDDLATIFFEALKKAYHQHIVDISDSENDPSESNSFSGCKDLAARLSGTFVGAARVKHRLDILKIVRDGIEYAFVEAPKHLSFLEAAVLQFVSKLPAADVLEIMKVVQNRTANVNTDENPSGWRPYYTFIDILREKYAKNEGFQDEREGVAVRRRGRPPKRQNIPGKKLFDEQSSSEDEDSISASEQDGQDEGGKEDEDDEDAPLIHSIRPSSKLRSLGKAGNSARAADNLSASRTSAASN; encoded by the exons ATGGAAGATCCAGCTCCAACCTCCGAAGCTTCCATTCGCCGTTCC AAGAGAAACAGAGCTCCGACTCGAAAACAAGTAGCTCGGGAAGCCGAGGCCGAGAACCGCGAGAAGGCCGGCGAGGCCAGCGACCATGCCGAACGAGAGAGCTCGCCTGATGAATTTGACGAAGGGCGCCCAAAATCCAAGCGGGCTCGTGCCTCCGAAGGAACTTCCAGCGTCGCCCACAAAGCTGCTGATCTGAGATTGATTG AGGTAGTGAAAGGCAATGGCAAACTCATTCCTCATGCGGTCAAGCTCTGGGTTGAACGCTATGAGAAGGATTCAAAGCCTGCGATGGTTGAGCTCTTGACAATGCTGTTTGAG GCATGTGGAGCCAAGTATTATGACAAAGGTGATCTCGTGGATGAGACTGATgttgatgatgttgttgttgcTCTTGTCAGTTGTGCAAAGAAG GGCGAAGCAGAAGATTATCAAAATTCCAAAAAGAGGGAGTTCAAAAACTTCAAAGAGAATCTAGAATCATTCTGGGAAAATTTGGTTCGTGATTGTCAGCATGGCCCATTATTTGATAAGGTTTTATTTGACAAGTGCATGGACTATATCATTGCACTTTCATG CACCCCTCCAAGAGTTTATCGTCAAGTTGCCTCATTGATGGGTCTTCGGCTTGTCACATCATACATTAGTATTGCTAATATGCTTCGTTCACAAAGAGAGACTACTCGTAGACAACTGGAtgctgaaaaaaagaaaaaaactgagGGACCTCGGGTGGAATCACTAAATAATAGGTTTTCTGATACTCATGAAAAAATAACATTGTTGGAGGAGATGATGCGCAAGATATTTACTGG GTTATTTGTGCATCGCTATAGAGACATTGACCCAAATATCAGGATGTCATGCATTGAGTCACTGGGTGAATGGATCCTGTCATATCCATCACTTTTCTTGCAGGATTTGTACCTAAAATATCTTGGCTGGACACTGAATGACAAA AATGCCGGGGTAAGAAAGGCTTCCATAAATGCACTTCAGAATCTTTATGAAGTGGATGACAATGTACCAACCCTAGGTTTATTTACCGAAAGATTTTCTGGCCGGATGATTGAGCTTGCTGAGGACATTGATGTTTCTGTAGCTGTTTGTGCCATTGGTCTTGTCAAGCAACTACTTAG ACATCAACTTATTCCTGAAGATGACTTGGGTTCTTTGTATGATTTGTTGATTGTTGACACCCCAGAAATCAGGCATGCCATTGGTGCATTAGTGTATGATCACTTGATTGCTCAAAAATTTAGTACATCCCAATCAGGATCAAGAG GTGAAACTGGCAATTCTTCTGAGGTCCACCTTAAGAGAATGCTGCGAATCCTGGAGGAGTTCCCACAAGATCCAATTTTGAGTATTTATGTGATAGATGATGTTTGGGAATACATGAAAGCTATGAAG GATTGGAAGTGCATCATATCCATGCTTCTCGATGAAAATCCATCGGCTGAGCTCTCTGATAATGATGCAACAAACTTGGTGCGACTCTTGTGTGCATCTGTGAAGAAGGCTGTTGGAGAGCGGATTGTACCTGCTACTGACAACAGAAAGCAATACCACACCAAAGCCCAAAAA GaagtatttgaaaataataaacagGACATATCTGTTGCTATGATGAAGAGTTACCCGTTACTCTTGCGGAAGTTTATTTCAGATAAAGCAAAAGTGTCATCTCTGGTTGAGATTGTTTTGTACATGAACCTTGAGCTTTATTCCTTGAAGAGGCAGGAGCAG aatttcaaaaatatgctcCAGCTTATGAAAGAAGTGTTTTTTAAGCATGGTGACAAGGAACCTCTGAGAGCTTGTGTAAAGGCAATTAATTTTTGTTGCATAGGAAGTCAAGGGGAATTGCAAGATTTTGCGCGTAATAAGTTAAAGGAACTTGAGGATGAACTTATCTCTAAGCTGAAATCTGCAATTAAAGAAGTAGTG GATGGTGGTGATGAATATTCTCTTCTTGTAAACTCTAAGAGGTTGTATGAACTCCAGTTGTCAAAATCAGTGCCTATCCATAGCATATATGGAGACATTGTAACGGTGTTACGTGATTTTAGAAATATGGAGGATGAG GTTGTCTGTTTCCTGCTTCTGAACATGTATATGCATCTAGCTTGGGCTCTACATTTTATCGAAAATGAAGAATGTGTTTCTGAAGCATCTTTAGTTTCTGTTATTTCTAAGCGCGATACCTTGTTACAAGAACTTGAATACTATCTTAACATGGCTACTGACAGCAAGGAAGGGGGTAGACTCGGAAGTGAGCTAGGTTGCAGA GTGTGCACTATACTTGTAGAAACATGGTTCTTATTTAGAAGCACACTTTTCTCCAAGACAAAGCTGGAAAAATTAGGATATGCGCCAAGTGCAGACATGCTTCAAAAGTTTTGGGAACTTTGTCAACAACAACTTAATGTATCAG ACGAGATGGAAGAGGAAGATGTCAACAGAGAGTATGCCGAGGAGTTAAATAGAGATGCTGTTATGCTTGCTGCTGGAAAACTGATTGCTAATGATGTTGTTCCAAAG GAATATCTTGCTTCTGAGATCATTTCTCACTATGTAATGCATGGGGCAAGTGTTGCTGAGATTGTAAAGAATCTGATCACAGTtctgaagaaaaaagaagatgattTAGCCACCATTTTTTTTGAAGCACTTAAAAAG GCATACCATCAACATATTGTGGATATCTCTGACAGCGAAAATGACCCTTCAGAAAGCAACTCCTTCTCAGGATGTAAAGATCTGGCTGCTCGGCTCTCTGGAACAtttgttggtgctgccagggtcaAGCACAGGTTAGACATTTTAAAAATTGTCAGGGATGGCATTGAATATGCTTTTGTTGAAGCTCCGAAACACTTGTCATTTCTGGAAGCAGCAGTGCTCCAGTTTGTGTCAAAACTCCCTGCAGCAGATGTGTTGGAAAT TATGAAGGTTGTTCAAAATCGAACAGCAAATGTCAATACTGATGAAAATCCAAGTGGTTGGCGTCCCTATTACACATTTATTGACATCCTACGTGAAAAATATGCAAAGAATGAAGGGTTTCAAG atgaGAGGGAAGGGGTTGCTGTACGGCGCAGGGGTCGTCCTCCTAAGAGGCAGAACATACCAGGAAAGAAACTTTTTGATGAGCAAAGTTCAAGTGAGGACGAGGACTCCATTAGTGCATCTGAACAAGATGGACAAGATGAAGGTGGAAAGGAAGATGAGGATGACGAAGACGCTCCTTTGATACATTCAATCAGACCATCATCTAAGTTAAGATCGCTGGGAAAGGCAGGGAATTCTGCAAGAGCTGCAGATAATTTATCTGCTTCTAGAACATCAG CTGCATCAAACTAA
- the LOC112756341 gene encoding NPL4-like protein 2, with protein MMLRIRSRDGLERVAVENPHATVSQLKSIIQTQLGIPVENQTLSTNQNLLLSKSLEDLVRFTDMTNPDATLSSLGVSHGSILFLSYAGDRRGVPGPPAAFSPAGSFGRKMTMDDLIAKQMRVTRQEQPHCELVSFDRDCANAFQNYVNETLAFAVKRGGFMYGTVSEEGKVEVDFIYEPPQQGTEENLVIFRDPEEEKLVDAIAVGLGMRKVGFIFTQTISQDKKDYTLSNREVLQAAEFHSESGLKEWVTAVVKLEVNEDSMGADVHFEAFQMSDMCVRLFKEGWFETEIKDDDDPKLSKMKKEVVVGVKDTKEVDNDFFLVVVKIFDHQGPLTSTFPIENRNNLVTMKALKSHLDRSKNLPFVKRISDFHLLLVLARVLDLAADVPALTECVQTQTSVPEGYQILIESMASAA; from the exons ATGATGCTCAGAATCAGAAGCCGCGACGGCCTCGAGCGAGTAGCAGTGGAAAACCCTCACGCGACAGTTTCTCAACTTAAATCGATTATTCAAACACAACTTGGAATTCCGGTGGAGAATCAAACGCTCTCTACCAATCAGAACCTTCTTCTTTCCAAGTCTCTAGAAGATCTCGTTCGATTCACCGACATGACTAACCCCGACGCTACTCTCTCCTCCCTCGGCGTCTCCCACGGCTCAATCCTCTTCCTCTCCTACGCCGGCGACCGCCGCGGCGTCCCCGGCCCTCCCGCCGCCTTCAGTCCCGCCGGCTCCTTTGGCCGCAAGATGACTATGGATGACCTAATCGCCAAGCAGATGCGCGTCACGCGCCAGGAGCAACCGCACTGCGAGCTCGTCTCGTTCGATCGTGATTGCGCCAACGCGTTCCAGAATTACGTCAACGAAACTCTAGCTTTTGCCGTTAAGCGCGGCGGGTTCATGTACGGCACCGTTTCGGAGGAAGGCAAAGTCGAGGTGGACTTCATCTACGAGCCGCCTCAGCAGGGTACGGAGGAGAATTTGGTAATTTTCAGGGACCCTGAGGAGGAGAAGCTTGTGGATGCTATTGCTGTGGGATTGGGGATGAGGAAGGTAGGGTTTATATTCACGCAGACGATAAGCCAGGACAAGAAGGATTATACTTTATCGAATAGGGAGGTTCTTCAGGCAGCGGAGTTTCATTCGGAGAGTGGGTTGAAGGAGTGGGTCACTGCGGTTGTGAAGTTGGAGGTGAATGAGGATAGTATGGGCGCTGATGTGCACTTTGAGGCGTTTCAGATGAGCGACATGTGTGTTAGGTTGTTTAAGGAAGGGTGGTTTGAGACGGAGATCAAGGACGACGATGATCCTAAGTTGTCTAAGATGAAGAAAGAAGTGGTTGTTGGTGTTAAGGATACTAAAGAAGTTGACAATGATTTCTTCCTTGTGGTTGTTAAAATCTTTGATCATCAG GGTCCTCTTACATCAACATTTCCCATTGAGAACCGAAATAATCTGGTGACAATGAAGGCGCTGAAGAGTCATCTTGATCGGTCAAAAAACCTTCCTTTTGTGAAGCGAATTTCGGATTTTCATCTCCTTCTTGTATTGGCAAGGGTTTTGGACCTGGCTGCCGATGTTCCCGCACTGACAGAATGTGTGCAGACCCAGACTTCGGTACCGGAAGGCTACCAGATCCTTATTGAGTCCATGGCCAGTGCTGCTTGA
- the LOC112758023 gene encoding peroxidase 3-like: MKTITSFLVVCVLLSCFLGACHGGNLRKNFYRNSCPQAEAIVKTKIQQHVAARPELPAKLIRMHFHDCFVRGCDGSVLLDSTATNKAEKDAIPNLSLAGYDVIDDIKAEIEAKCSGVVSCADILALATRDAFSVQFNNVPLWEVLTGRRDGRVSIASEALANLPPPFFNFAQLKQSFESKKLTVHDLVVLSGAHTIGVGHCNLFSNRLFNFTGKGDQDPSLNPTYADFLKTKCQALSDTTTTVELDPNGSTKFDNDYYNILVQNKGLFQSDAALLTTKTSRNIVNELRNQNKFYTEFGQSMQRMGAIEVLTGSAGEIRHKCSVVNSN, encoded by the exons ATGAAGACAATAACATCTTTCCTCGTAGTTTGTGTGTTACTGTCTTGTTTCCTTGGGGCTTGCCACGGAGGCAACCTTAGGAAAAATTTCTATAGAAATTCCTGTCCTCAAGCTGAAGCTATTGTTAAGACCAAAATCCAACAACACGTTGCTGCAAGGCCTGAATTGCCAGCCAAATTGATTAGGATGCATTTTCATGACTGTTTCGTCAGG GGTTGTGATGGGTCGGTTTTGTTAGACTCAACTGCCACAAACAAAGCGGAGAAGGATGCTATTCCTAATTTATCATTGGCTGGCTATGATGTCATTGATGATATAAAAGCAGAAATTGAAGCAAAATGTTCCGGAGTTGTATCTTGTGCTGACATTCTGGCATTGGCAACTAGAGACGCTTTTTCTGTCCAA TTTAATAATGTGCCTCTGTGGGAAGTGCTTACTGGTAGAAGAGATGGGAGAGTGTCCATAGCAAGTGAAGCCTTGGCCAATCTCCCACCACCTTTCTTCAATTTCGCCCAGCTCAAACAAAGCTTCGAAAGTAAAAAACTCACCGTGCATGACCTCGTTGTATTATCAG gtGCACACACAATTGGAGTAGGGCATTGCAATCTCTTCAGCAATAGGCTTTTCAATTTCACTGGAAAAGGTGATCAAGATCCTTCACTAAACCCCACATATGCTGACTTCTTGAAGACAAAATGCCAGGCACTAAGTGACACAACCACAACGGTGGAGTTGGATCCTAATGGCTCTACCAAATTTGACAATGACTATTATAACATCCTTGTACAGAACAAGGGTCTGTTCCAATCAGATGCTGCGCTTCTAACAACAAAGACATCAAGGAACATTGTCAATGAATTGCGTAACCAAAACAAGTTCTACACGGAGTTTGGACAATCAATGCAGAGAATGGGAGCCATTGAAGTCCTCACTGGCTCTGCTGGGGAAATTAGGCATAAGTGTTCTGTTGTCAACTccaattaa